In a genomic window of Panthera tigris isolate Pti1 chromosome D4, P.tigris_Pti1_mat1.1, whole genome shotgun sequence:
- the LOC122233231 gene encoding CASP-like protein 4A2, whose translation MPRPCPRRLGVLRDDDDAADAAAGPAPSWAPWPAAACGSGGGASGDAEGCEAGSATAEAAGRTRRNDRDSRSGQRRQGRPRTVTRPRPAPQLPPGAGRPRRRPPAAPRPPQAPPPRLRGRRGVLTRPPAGSMSSPTARRPCCFRKHCPVWGSELDGRLFCNFGACGTAPGVLFRHRNGHILTRKDTPLQSGVQNWESAICTVTRQSVPLRNPNKLRASPVRLWGAGKGRC comes from the exons ATGCCGCGGCCATGCCCGCGCCGGCTCGGGGTGCTCCGGGACGACGACGACGCCGCGGACGCGGCGGCGGGGCCCGCGCCCTCATGGGCTCCGTGGCCCGCGGCGGCCTGCGGGTCGGGTGGCGGCGCCAGCGGCGACGCCGAGGGCT GCGAGGCCGGGAGCGCAACTGCAGAGGCCGCCGGTCGCACCCGCCGCAACGACCGCGACTCTCGCAGCGGCCAGCGGCGTCAGGGGCGGCCCCGGACGGTCACaaggccccgccccgcgccccagCTCCCGCCTGGAGCTGGGCGCCCGCGCCGGAGGCCTCCGGCAGCGCCCCGCCCACCTCAGGCCCCACCTCCACGCCTCCGAGGCCGCCGGGGCGTGCTCACGCGGCCGCCCGCCGGAAGTATGTCATCTCCCACGGCCAGGCGGCCGTGCTGTTTCCGGAAACACTGTCCAGTCTGGGGAAGTGAGTTAGATGGACGACTGTTTTGTAATTTCGGCGCTTGTGGAACGGCTCCTGGTGTCCTCTTCAGGCACAGAAATGGACACATCCTGACGCGGAAGGACACCCCTCTCCAGTCTGGAGTCCAGAACTGGGAAAGCGCTATATGTACTGTGACCAGGCAGTCTGTTCCTCTGCGAAATCCGAACAAGCTGAGGGCGAGCCCAGTCAGGCTGTGGGGTGCGGGGAAAGGACGGTGTTAG